A genomic segment from Tessaracoccus defluvii encodes:
- a CDS encoding zinc finger domain-containing protein — MRREPFDGRSSHFCPRCQRNRS; from the coding sequence ATCCGTCGTGAACCGTTCGACGGCCGGTCATCGCACTTCTGCCCCAGGTGTCAGCGGAATCGTTCTTGA